In the genome of Notamacropus eugenii isolate mMacEug1 chromosome 5, mMacEug1.pri_v2, whole genome shotgun sequence, one region contains:
- the LOC140505591 gene encoding uncharacterized protein isoform X1, with protein MVGGGPGGRVRGAAASSRGLSGPSLRGSGSPTVPPPPTLPSPRTRPDPAQGMPRASEPRLEKESASRRAPPHEAPPGPRRAPHPCLGGRNGRGGNGAGAGARALPPPRPRGRGAPREESALRRERAPGPKPLVPEPRGARPGGCLPRSCAPPRPGPPRLVPQNLRLVVGSGESGFLPSGDFRMCAPARPYQLYNTESARAAHATAETPPPKKKSYYSPSSPPPPQGIGLLLYKTRKENDLSWRALPFKDQQKAMARGLSWLRSVQRCRRGTFHCRVQHTIRQSTSLC; from the coding sequence ATGGTGGGCGGGGGGCCCGGCGGGAGAGTTCGGGGGGCGGCAGCCTCCAGCAGGGGCCTCAGCGGGCCCTCCCTCCGTGGCTCCGGGTCGCCAACAGTCCCTCCGCCGCCAACGTTGCCTTCGCCCAGGACCCGGCCAGACCCCGCCCAGGGGATGCCCCGAGCGAGCGAGCCAAGACTAGAAAAGGAGTCCGCATCCCGCCGCGCGCCCCCTCACGAGGCCCCGCCCGGCCCGCGTCGAGCCCCCCACCCCTGCCTCGGAGGtagaaatggaagaggaggaaacGGCGCCGGCGCCGGCGCGCgcgccctccccccaccccgcccGCGGGGACGAGGCGCGCCCCGGGAAGAGAGCGCCTTGAGGAGGGAGCGCGCGCCGGGCCCGAAACCGTTAGTCCCGGAGCCCCGCGGAGCGCGCCCTGGCGGCTGCCTGCCCCGCTCCTGTGCCCCGCCCCGCCCGGGCCCTCCCCGCCTTGTTCCGCAGAATCTCAGACTCGTGGTCGGGTCTGGAGAGAGTGGGTTCTTGCCCTCCGGGGACTTCCGTATGTGTGCCCCTGCCAGGCCTTACCAACTTTATAACACAGAGTCAGCACGTGCTGCCCACGCCACCGCAGAgacaccccctccaaaaaaaaaatcctattacaGTCCTTCCTCACCCCCGCCGCCTCAGGGCATCGGGTTACTTCTTTACAAAACGCGCAAAGAAAACGACCTCTCCTGGAGGGCTCTGCCTTTTAAAGATCAGCAGAAAGCGATGGCTAGAGGCCTCTCATGGCTGCGATCTGTACAACGGTGCAGAAGAGGCACTTTTCACTGCAGAGTGCAACACACAATCAGACAATCAACCAGCCTTTGTTAA